A single region of the Gorilla gorilla gorilla isolate KB3781 chromosome 1, NHGRI_mGorGor1-v2.1_pri, whole genome shotgun sequence genome encodes:
- the FCGR1A gene encoding high affinity immunoglobulin gamma Fc receptor I isoform X4, which yields MWFLTTLLLWGWLLLQVSSRVFTEGEPLALRCHAWKDKLVYNVLYYQNGKAFKFFHWNSNLTILKTNISHNGTYHCSGMGKHRYTSAGISVTVKELFPAPVLNASVTSPLLEGNLVTLSCETKLLLQRPGLQLYFSFYMGSKTLRGRNTSSEYQILTARREDSGLYWCEAATEDGNVLKRSPELELQVLGLQLPTPVWFHVLFYLAVGIMFLVNTVLWVTIRKELKRKKKWNLEISLDSGHEKKVISSLQEDRHLEEELKCQEQKEEQLQEGVHRKEPQGAK from the exons ATGTGGTTCTTGACAACTCTGCTCCTTTGGG GCTGGCTACTACTGCAGGTCTCCAGCAGAGTCTTCACGGAAGGAGAACCTCTGGCCTTGAGGTGTCATGCGTGGAAGGATAAGCTGGTGTACAATGTGCTTTACTATCAAAATGGCAAAGCCTTTAAGTTTTTCCACTGGAATTCTAACCTCACCATTCTGAAAACCAACATAAGTCACAATGGCACCTACCATTGCTCAGGCATGGGAAAGCATCGCTACACATCAGCAGGAATATCTGTCACTGTGAAAG AGCTATTTCCAGCTCCAGTGCTGAATGCATCTGTGACATCCCCACTCCTGGAGGGGAATCTGGTCACCCTGAGCTGTGAAACAAAGTTGCTCTTGCAGAGGCCTGGTTTGCAGCTTTACTTCTCCTTCTACATGGGCAGCAAGACCCTGCGAGGCAGGAATACATCCTCTGAATACCAAATACTAACTGCTAGAAGAGAAGACTCTGGGTTATACTGGTGCGAGGCTGCCACAGAGGATGGAAATGTCCTTAAGCGCAGCCCTGAGTTGGAGCTTCAAGTGCTTG gCCTCCAGTTACCAACTCCTGTCTGGTTTCATGTCCTTTTCTATCTGGCAGTGGGAATAATGTTTTTAGTGAACACTGTTCTCTGGGTGACAATACGTAAagaactgaaaagaaagaaaaagtggaatTTAGAAATCTCTTTGGATTCTGGTCATGAGAAGAAGGTAATTTCCAGCCTTCAAGAAGACAGACATTTAGAAGAAGAGCTGAAATGTCAGGAACAAAAAGAAGAACAGCTGCAGGAAGGGGTGCACCGGAAGGAGCCCCAGGGGGCCAAGTAG
- the FCGR1A gene encoding high affinity immunoglobulin gamma Fc receptor I isoform X2 has translation MWFLTTLLLWVPVDGQVDTTKAVITLQPPWVSVFQEETVTLHCEVLHLPGSSSTQWFLNGTATQTSTPSYRITSASVNDSGEYRCQRGLSGRSDPIQLEIHRGWLLLQVSSRVFTEGEPLALRCHAWKDKLVYNVLYYQNGKAFKFFHWNSNLTILKTNISHNGTYHCSGMGKHRYTSAGISVTVKELFPAPVLNASVTSPLLEGNLVTLSCETKLLLQRPGLQLYFSFYMGSKTLRGRNTSSEYQILTARREDSGLYWCEAATEDGNVLKRSPELELQVLGLQLPTPVWFHVLFYLAVGIMFLVNTVLWVTIRKELKRKKKWNLEISLDSGHEKKVISSLQEDRHLEEELKCQEQKEEQLQEGVHRKEPQGAK, from the exons ATGTGGTTCTTGACAACTCTGCTCCTTTGGG TTCCAGTTGATGGGCAAGTGG ACACCACAAAGGCAGTGATCACTTTGCAGCCTCCATGGGTCAGCGTGTTCCAAGAGGAAACCGTAACCTTGCACTGTGAGGTGCTCCATCTGCCTGGGAGCAGCTCCACACAGTGGTTTCTCAATGGCACAGCCACTCAGACCTCGACCCCCAGCTACAGAATCACCTCTGCCAGTGTCAATGACAGTGGTGAATACAGGTGCCAGAGAGGTCTCTCAGGGCGAAGTGACCCCATACAGCTGGAAATCCACAGAG GCTGGCTACTACTGCAGGTCTCCAGCAGAGTCTTCACGGAAGGAGAACCTCTGGCCTTGAGGTGTCATGCGTGGAAGGATAAGCTGGTGTACAATGTGCTTTACTATCAAAATGGCAAAGCCTTTAAGTTTTTCCACTGGAATTCTAACCTCACCATTCTGAAAACCAACATAAGTCACAATGGCACCTACCATTGCTCAGGCATGGGAAAGCATCGCTACACATCAGCAGGAATATCTGTCACTGTGAAAG AGCTATTTCCAGCTCCAGTGCTGAATGCATCTGTGACATCCCCACTCCTGGAGGGGAATCTGGTCACCCTGAGCTGTGAAACAAAGTTGCTCTTGCAGAGGCCTGGTTTGCAGCTTTACTTCTCCTTCTACATGGGCAGCAAGACCCTGCGAGGCAGGAATACATCCTCTGAATACCAAATACTAACTGCTAGAAGAGAAGACTCTGGGTTATACTGGTGCGAGGCTGCCACAGAGGATGGAAATGTCCTTAAGCGCAGCCCTGAGTTGGAGCTTCAAGTGCTTG gCCTCCAGTTACCAACTCCTGTCTGGTTTCATGTCCTTTTCTATCTGGCAGTGGGAATAATGTTTTTAGTGAACACTGTTCTCTGGGTGACAATACGTAAagaactgaaaagaaagaaaaagtggaatTTAGAAATCTCTTTGGATTCTGGTCATGAGAAGAAGGTAATTTCCAGCCTTCAAGAAGACAGACATTTAGAAGAAGAGCTGAAATGTCAGGAACAAAAAGAAGAACAGCTGCAGGAAGGGGTGCACCGGAAGGAGCCCCAGGGGGCCAAGTAG
- the FCGR1A gene encoding high affinity immunoglobulin gamma Fc receptor I isoform X1 — protein sequence MWFLTTLLLWVPVDGQVVDTTKAVITLQPPWVSVFQEETVTLHCEVLHLPGSSSTQWFLNGTATQTSTPSYRITSASVNDSGEYRCQRGLSGRSDPIQLEIHRGWLLLQVSSRVFTEGEPLALRCHAWKDKLVYNVLYYQNGKAFKFFHWNSNLTILKTNISHNGTYHCSGMGKHRYTSAGISVTVKELFPAPVLNASVTSPLLEGNLVTLSCETKLLLQRPGLQLYFSFYMGSKTLRGRNTSSEYQILTARREDSGLYWCEAATEDGNVLKRSPELELQVLGLQLPTPVWFHVLFYLAVGIMFLVNTVLWVTIRKELKRKKKWNLEISLDSGHEKKVISSLQEDRHLEEELKCQEQKEEQLQEGVHRKEPQGAK from the exons ATGTGGTTCTTGACAACTCTGCTCCTTTGGG TTCCAGTTGATGGGCAAGTGG TAGACACCACAAAGGCAGTGATCACTTTGCAGCCTCCATGGGTCAGCGTGTTCCAAGAGGAAACCGTAACCTTGCACTGTGAGGTGCTCCATCTGCCTGGGAGCAGCTCCACACAGTGGTTTCTCAATGGCACAGCCACTCAGACCTCGACCCCCAGCTACAGAATCACCTCTGCCAGTGTCAATGACAGTGGTGAATACAGGTGCCAGAGAGGTCTCTCAGGGCGAAGTGACCCCATACAGCTGGAAATCCACAGAG GCTGGCTACTACTGCAGGTCTCCAGCAGAGTCTTCACGGAAGGAGAACCTCTGGCCTTGAGGTGTCATGCGTGGAAGGATAAGCTGGTGTACAATGTGCTTTACTATCAAAATGGCAAAGCCTTTAAGTTTTTCCACTGGAATTCTAACCTCACCATTCTGAAAACCAACATAAGTCACAATGGCACCTACCATTGCTCAGGCATGGGAAAGCATCGCTACACATCAGCAGGAATATCTGTCACTGTGAAAG AGCTATTTCCAGCTCCAGTGCTGAATGCATCTGTGACATCCCCACTCCTGGAGGGGAATCTGGTCACCCTGAGCTGTGAAACAAAGTTGCTCTTGCAGAGGCCTGGTTTGCAGCTTTACTTCTCCTTCTACATGGGCAGCAAGACCCTGCGAGGCAGGAATACATCCTCTGAATACCAAATACTAACTGCTAGAAGAGAAGACTCTGGGTTATACTGGTGCGAGGCTGCCACAGAGGATGGAAATGTCCTTAAGCGCAGCCCTGAGTTGGAGCTTCAAGTGCTTG gCCTCCAGTTACCAACTCCTGTCTGGTTTCATGTCCTTTTCTATCTGGCAGTGGGAATAATGTTTTTAGTGAACACTGTTCTCTGGGTGACAATACGTAAagaactgaaaagaaagaaaaagtggaatTTAGAAATCTCTTTGGATTCTGGTCATGAGAAGAAGGTAATTTCCAGCCTTCAAGAAGACAGACATTTAGAAGAAGAGCTGAAATGTCAGGAACAAAAAGAAGAACAGCTGCAGGAAGGGGTGCACCGGAAGGAGCCCCAGGGGGCCAAGTAG
- the FCGR1A gene encoding high affinity immunoglobulin gamma Fc receptor I isoform X3 produces the protein MWFLTTLLLWVPVDGQVGWLLLQVSSRVFTEGEPLALRCHAWKDKLVYNVLYYQNGKAFKFFHWNSNLTILKTNISHNGTYHCSGMGKHRYTSAGISVTVKELFPAPVLNASVTSPLLEGNLVTLSCETKLLLQRPGLQLYFSFYMGSKTLRGRNTSSEYQILTARREDSGLYWCEAATEDGNVLKRSPELELQVLGLQLPTPVWFHVLFYLAVGIMFLVNTVLWVTIRKELKRKKKWNLEISLDSGHEKKVISSLQEDRHLEEELKCQEQKEEQLQEGVHRKEPQGAK, from the exons ATGTGGTTCTTGACAACTCTGCTCCTTTGGG TTCCAGTTGATGGGCAAGTGG GCTGGCTACTACTGCAGGTCTCCAGCAGAGTCTTCACGGAAGGAGAACCTCTGGCCTTGAGGTGTCATGCGTGGAAGGATAAGCTGGTGTACAATGTGCTTTACTATCAAAATGGCAAAGCCTTTAAGTTTTTCCACTGGAATTCTAACCTCACCATTCTGAAAACCAACATAAGTCACAATGGCACCTACCATTGCTCAGGCATGGGAAAGCATCGCTACACATCAGCAGGAATATCTGTCACTGTGAAAG AGCTATTTCCAGCTCCAGTGCTGAATGCATCTGTGACATCCCCACTCCTGGAGGGGAATCTGGTCACCCTGAGCTGTGAAACAAAGTTGCTCTTGCAGAGGCCTGGTTTGCAGCTTTACTTCTCCTTCTACATGGGCAGCAAGACCCTGCGAGGCAGGAATACATCCTCTGAATACCAAATACTAACTGCTAGAAGAGAAGACTCTGGGTTATACTGGTGCGAGGCTGCCACAGAGGATGGAAATGTCCTTAAGCGCAGCCCTGAGTTGGAGCTTCAAGTGCTTG gCCTCCAGTTACCAACTCCTGTCTGGTTTCATGTCCTTTTCTATCTGGCAGTGGGAATAATGTTTTTAGTGAACACTGTTCTCTGGGTGACAATACGTAAagaactgaaaagaaagaaaaagtggaatTTAGAAATCTCTTTGGATTCTGGTCATGAGAAGAAGGTAATTTCCAGCCTTCAAGAAGACAGACATTTAGAAGAAGAGCTGAAATGTCAGGAACAAAAAGAAGAACAGCTGCAGGAAGGGGTGCACCGGAAGGAGCCCCAGGGGGCCAAGTAG